TTTGGAGTTGATAAAGCCTAATCCCAAGGATGATCTTGAGAAGCAAAAGAAGGATGCAGAATTAGCATCTGTTATCTTTGGTGCTGATGTTGACTTAGTTGGTGGCAATGCTCAGAATGAAAATTTCATGGGGCTTAGTGATGTTGAACATTGTGGAAAAATGCGAGCATTGGAAAAGCTATTATTTTCTTGGATTACAAAGGGTGACAAGATTCTACTTTTTAGCTATTCTGTCAGGTAGCAACACTCCAAGAGGAAAAAACAAATTGGcccttgatttttttattttttatgtttcagTTCCTTCTGTTTCTTCATTGTCTCATTCAAATACATTCAGTGAAGATGGAACAGTCTAAAATCCACAAAGTGAATTTGTCACACTGTATAATTGCAAACTGTCATGGTTTTGGTTTTATTTGCGGCTGATGTTTATGTTAAAAGCAGGATGCTGGACATACTGGAGAAGTTTCTCATAAGAAAAGGATATTGCTTTTCCAGGCTAGATGGTTCAACTCCAATGAGCTTAAGACAGTCACTTGTTGATGAATTTAATAAAAGTCCTAGTAAACAGGTAATTCTCAATTAGATCTTTAAGTGAGCATGCCTGTCAAAATGTTTTTAGTCAAAATAATTAATAATGTACATATTCTCTCTTCCCAAGCTTCAAACAGTTTGGGAGGGAAGCTACTGGcttattttcagaaaaaaaaaacttacggATATTCTGATAGGTATTTCTGATATCTACTCGGGCTGGAGGTTTAGGTCTGAATCTGGTCAGTGCTAACCGTGTGGTTATTTTTGATCCCAACTGGAATCCTGCACAAGACTTGCAGGCTCAGGACAGATCATTTCGTTATGGTCAGAAGCGGCATGTTACAGTTTTCCGTCTTCTTGCTGCTGGTTCCCTTGAAGAGCTTGTCTATTCTCGCCAAATTTATAAACAGCAGCTTTCAAACATTGCTGTCTCTGGGAAGATGGAAAAACGTTACTTCCAAGGTGTCCAGGTATTGTTCTGATATGATTTTATTTAAAACCAGTTTGGTTTGACAGATCAAGAATCAATAGTTTCTCAACTTGATTGTATTGTCTTCCACTTATTCTCTAGGATTGCAAGGAATTCCAGGGCGAGTTATTTGGAATCTGCAACCTCTTCCATGATCTCTCTGATAAGCTTTTCACGAGTGAGATAATTGAAATGCATGAGAAAGGAGGTCAACACTTCGATACTCAGAACAAACCACTTCTTCAAGAAATTGATGACTATGTTCCTCCAACAAGTGAAATACTATCTCATGACACATTGAATGATGGTGCAACAGTCTTTGAAAACACAAGGAAGCTTCAGGACCTAGGTAAGATTATATCATACTACTATTGCTCCTAAGCAATTTAGCCATTCTGAAGAAAAACTTTTGAAGTGTCAATCCTCCCATTGAAGATTTGAGTAAGCATTTACTGAAGTATTGCATGTGGTCACATTCTAAGAGCATGCTTCTCCTTCTAAACTTAAGAGAGTGACAATTTCTTTGTTTTCTCAGGTACATTGTATTGTGCATTTCTGAATGCAAGATCTATTAACAGACAAGAATTAGAAAACTAGGCATTGCCATTATGTTCCTTGGAGGTGCAATAATAGAATAGTTAATATCCTAAGAGAAAAAACTAGGCAAGAGTTGGCATTAACAAGATTTTTAAGGTGCTCAAGATTAACATGGAAATATCAAATTAGTTTAATCTTGCTATCTTTTGAGTCTTTACTTGGTGTACTTGCAGCTCCACTAGGCCAGTTCCTTTTCCTTTGTCAATATTCTGTAAAATTTTGCCTTATGTCTGCAATTAGTGTTTTTGGTCCATATATATGCCCTGGCATTTGTTGACAAAAACACAATTCATGTAATATGAATGCATTGCAATAATGATTATCTCAAAAGTTCACACGAACTTTTCACATCTATTAAAAGGGCAACATAACAAAACAAGGTCAACTGATTTAGTGTATGCTTGTATGAAACAATCCCAATTTATGTGCAGTTAAGCATTCTTTCATTTGTTTTTCATAAAAAGCTCAACTTATACTAGAAAAACTCATTACAGAAAATATGATGCAACTAGACATGAATCTATTAAGGTTCTGCTTGGGTACTATTTCATTGTCCCTACGTGGAGATCTTCTAAATCCATTTGCTTGTGTTTACTAGAATTCATTGTGTAATCTCTCTTGAGACtgaaaaagataagttttcttATCTGTTTAAGATTCCTCAAAATGAACCAGGTTGATTAGGAAACAAAAATATTCCATCTGTTTTTCTGTTGACCTCCTAGTTTAAAGTTTCGGTGTGGGTATTGTTCACTTTCCAGATCAGTATTGATGTGATGTACTGAAACATGTATATTAGGGCTTACCGGCTTAGAGAAAAAGGATGGGAACAGGATTTTTGAGATGAGGCAGGAGATTTATAAATCGTTTGGATGATTGCCTTTCTTCTGCTCAATAATTGTTTGTTCTCTTTTTCTATATTCCTTGTGTTTGCCACTTGGTTACCTCATTCTATACCATGTGTTATTTGGCCTGGATTCCACTCGGTATCAACCCATGTTGCACCTGGGTTTGAGGTTAGGCTGATGAGTACAAATTGGATGGAACAGTTGCGAACCTTTCTAACTTATGAAAAACAGCATATGCATCCATCAATaatattttttccattttcagCAAAGGTAATTTTATATGAGAACTTGGAAAAATTCATCTTGAGAATTTTTATCATCATGGAGTGTGTTACTCCCTAGTAGATGAGATCAACCAAATTGATTTTATACCTTCATTGAGAGCTTGCATGCGATAGTATAAAATGAGTTTTCCTGACTAGAAGATTGACCGCCAAAAGGTGAGGGACATATTATACACAACTATTTTTACGCATGCTATTGTGCATATGTTGTTAGAAGTTGCCATCTCTTCATGAAATTCAATTCAGTGTTAGTAAAAAATCTGTATGCATTTGCACAGGGTATGGCACAAAATATAAGTTATGTTTTTTCGCAGGCATAGTATATGCTCACCGTAACGAGGATATTGTAAACATGGGACCTGGGCTTTTGGGAAACAATTGTACCACAAGTACGAAGGAAGACTCTGCCGACACGACTTTACCAAAGACACAAGCTAATAACTCGAAAAGGATCCATAGGGTGGATGTCTCTACTGAACAGTTCAAGAGGAATGAGTTTAGACACGTTGCTCACTACATGGGCATGGATTGCCTGGAATTCAGCAAGTGGATACTCTCTGCATCACCTTCAAAGAGGCTTGAAGTGTTAGAGAGTTTTAACAAGAAAAAGAAGCGCAGACAACTTGACTATTAAGCCGTGCAATTTGTCTACCTGTAGATAGCGTGTCAACATAACAAGATGGAAATCAGATGCGATGAGCAAGGCAACGGATTTGATAAACCACATACCAAGTGGTAAGCAGAAAGATGCATTGAAAACTCaatttcttcaaaaaaaaaaacattatttgaGTGTTTGACTTTTTGATGAGATTTTTGATTTTTGCAGGACTCCCTCATATCGCTTGTTTTGAGTTGTCAGGTTGTTGTTACCCGAAGAAACAAGTAAATATAAACACTGCAGCCTTATTGAAGCAATCATAGAATCTAGCCGTCTTACATGtcattattcaaaaatctaacaATCTCACTTGATCAGGTACTTTGTCATCATCATCGAGCATTAGGCATTGAGAGGCTCTAGCAACATGGCTCAGCCACCGCCACCATCTAGTATTTCTTTCCGAAGACGATCACTTGGAGCTTATCGTAACCGGCTAGAACGCCGGCACTGGCCACTGCTCGGAGTATGTTTGCACCACCACCCTTGAAGAGGGACTTCGCTCCCTCATTCTTTACAATCTGTGAGTATGCATCGAAAGAGCTCCGGTACTTGACAGCCTCACCGGAAGTCATCATCATCCGTCGACGAACAGTGTCCATCGGGTAGGAAGAAAGACTAGCGCCGACA
This region of Zingiber officinale cultivar Zhangliang chromosome 9A, Zo_v1.1, whole genome shotgun sequence genomic DNA includes:
- the LOC122018580 gene encoding switch 2-like isoform X2; translation: MGLGKTIQVIAFLAAVTGKDNEHRADKVYHAVEKGPILIICPTSIIQNWENELSEWGDFSVSVYHGPNRELILEKLKTHGTEILVTSFDTFRIHDKILCEVPWNIVIVDEAHKLKNEKSRLYRACLGIKTRKRFGLTGTIMQNRILELFNLFDWVAPGCLGTWEHFRDFYDEPLKHGQRLSAPERYIHIADERKKHLVAVLRKYLLRRTKEETIGHLMLGKEDNVVFCAMSDLQKRVYKRMLEQPDVQSLINKDLPCSCGSPLTQVECCEKTVPDGIMWSYLHRENPEGCDSCPFCLVLPCLIKLQQISNHLELIKPNPKDDLEKQKKDAELASVIFGADVDLVGGNAQNENFMGLSDVEHCGKMRALEKLLFSWITKGDKILLFSYSVRMLDILEKFLIRKGYCFSRLDGSTPMSLRQSLVDEFNKSPSKQVFLISTRAGGLGLNLVSANRVVIFDPNWNPAQDLQAQDRSFRYGQKRHVTVFRLLAAGSLEELVYSRQIYKQQLSNIAVSGKMEKRYFQGVQDCKEFQGELFGICNLFHDLSDKLFTSEIIEMHEKGGQHFDTQNKPLLQEIDDYVPPTSEILSHDTLNDGATVFENTRKLQDLGIVYAHRNEDIVNMGPGLLGNNCTTSTKEDSADTTLPKTQANNSKRIHRVDVSTEQFKRNEFRHVAHYMGMDCLEFSKWILSASPSKRLEVLESFNKKKKRRQLDY